The proteins below are encoded in one region of Oncorhynchus clarkii lewisi isolate Uvic-CL-2024 unplaced genomic scaffold, UVic_Ocla_1.0 unplaced_contig_9306_pilon_pilon, whole genome shotgun sequence:
- the LOC139401345 gene encoding zinc finger protein 135-like, with amino-acid sequence GTVIPQYDVTSVWTNCIHCLFDCFFHTGERCGNRGSSGEPQQQPHHADDPDWSLATSKHFHKQPQRHAGKKPHHCYDCGKSFSVLSGLKIHQCTHTENKPFQCSKCGKGFANNHYRKIHEKTVHEPPTERSYHCSDCGKSYSFLSTFKNHQRKHTGEKPFQCSKCKKSFAQKSTLKAHEQTHIPAAERPYQCSHCEKKFCISASFNFHMRMHTEEKPFQCSDCGMRFIQAYLLKSHKFKHKPTEEKPFSCSECGAGFATKGSLKFHQLMHNPRERPYRCSECGHCFSHLIYLKKHQKRHSKEKSIVCELCGKTFNHPSNFRTHMKIHQGVKPYHCSDCGRSFIFRQGLTKHQRVHTGEMPYVCDQCGRRFSQSNSLVTHQRTHTGVKPYPCFVCGKSFSRSQNLAAHKRTHTGEKPHACDQCGKRFSRTDALAVHKRTHTGEKPYSCDICRETFTYLVAMLKHKNGHGHPAGDVLCAECPQDDSSSVYE; translated from the coding sequence gcctcaacaacaacCTCATCATGCTGACGACCCAGACTGGAGTCTCGCCACATCAAAACACTTCCACAAACAACCACAGAGACATGCAGGGAAGAAACCTCACCACTGCTATGACTGCGGAAAGAGTTTCAGTGTTTTATCAGGCTTGAAAATCCATCAATGCACCCACACTGAAAATAAACCATTCCAATGCTCCAAGTGTGGGAAAGGTTTTGCAAACAACCACTATCGAAAAATACATGAGAAAACAGTACATGAGCCTCCCACAGAAAGGTcttaccactgctctgactgcGGGAAGAGCTACAGTTTTTTATCAACCTTCAAAAACCATCAaagaaaacacacaggagagaaaccattccAATGCTCCAAGTGCAAGAAAAGTTTTGCTCAGAAATCCACTCTGAAAGCCCACGAGCAAACACACATTCCTGCCGCAGAAAGGCCTTACCAATGCTCCCACTGCGAGAAGAAGTTTTGTATTTCGGCATCCTTTAATTTCCATATGAGAATGCATACTGAAGAGAAACCATTCCAATGTTCAGACTGTGGAATGCGGTTCATTCAAGCCTATTTACTGAAATCACACAAGTTTAAACACAAGCCCACTGAAGAAAAGCCCTTCAGCTGCTCAGAATGTGGTGCGGGTTTTGCCACGAAAGGTAGTCTCAAATTTCACCAGCTGATGCACAACCCAAGAGAGAGACCTTACCGCTGTTCTGAGTGTGGTCATTGTTTCTCTCATCTGATATATCTGAAGAAACACCAGAAGAGACACAGTAAAGAGAAGTCCATTGTCTGTGAGCTGTGTGGGAAGACCTTCAACCATCCAAGCAACTTCAGAACGCACATGAAGATACACCAAGGAGTGAAACCGTACCACTGCTCCGACTGTGGCAGGAGCTTCATATTCCGCCAAGGTTTAACAAAACACCAGCGTGTGCACACCGGAGAGATGCCATACGTCTGCGATCAATGTGGGAGGAGGTTTTCTCAGTCCAATTCTTTGGTGActcaccagcgaacacacaccgGAGTGAAACCTTACCCATGCTTTgtctgtgggaagagcttcagtcGGTCACAAAACCTGGCTGCACACAAGAGAACTCATACCGGAGAGAAGCCTCATGCCTGTGATCAGTGCGGGAAGAGGTTTTCCCGAACCGACGCACTGGCTGTACACAAGCGCactcacactggagagaagccttacagcTGTGATATATGCAGGGAGACATTCACCTATTTAGTAGCTATGTTGAAACATAAGAATGGACATGGACATCCTGCAGGTGATGTACTCTGTGCTGAATGTCCTCAGGACGATtccagctctgtctatgaatag